In Hallerella succinigenes, the following are encoded in one genomic region:
- a CDS encoding restriction endonuclease subunit S — MALKTYKLGELISVVDERNLERIKKFYGININKEFMPTVANTNELDESKYKVVRKNRFVFSGMQTGRDECIRISMYLNENPIIVSPAYVTFEISRTDIVLPMFFFMLFLSKEKDRLGWFYSDGSIRSNLDWPVFCDISITLPDITIQQKYVDIYESMVANQKAYEKGLDDLKLTCDAFLDKLKKECPKKEIGKLLTEVDRRNLDGQITSVKGINIDKKFIDSVADTNGVDLKKYKLVLKNELAYSGMQTGRDRCVRIALQDTNKSIIISPAYSVFQVEESKILPEYVMMWFSRTEIDRLGWFYSDASIRANLDNDRLFEMQIPIPNISVQRSIADIYKVYTERKRINEQLKQQIKDICPILIKGSLEE, encoded by the coding sequence ATGGCTTTGAAAACGTATAAATTAGGTGAGTTGATATCTGTTGTTGATGAGAGAAATTTGGAAAGAATAAAAAAATTTTATGGCATTAATATAAATAAAGAATTTATGCCAACAGTTGCTAATACAAATGAGCTAGACGAATCAAAATATAAAGTTGTTAGAAAGAATAGATTTGTATTTAGCGGCATGCAAACGGGTCGAGATGAATGCATTAGAATCAGCATGTATTTAAATGAGAATCCTATCATCGTTTCGCCTGCATATGTGACTTTTGAAATTTCTAGGACAGATATTGTTTTACCAATGTTTTTCTTTATGCTATTCTTATCAAAAGAAAAGGATCGATTAGGTTGGTTTTATAGTGATGGCAGCATTCGCTCTAATTTAGATTGGCCCGTTTTTTGTGATATTTCTATCACACTTCCTGATATAACAATCCAACAGAAGTATGTGGATATTTACGAGTCAATGGTCGCTAACCAAAAAGCTTACGAAAAAGGCCTTGACGACCTAAAGCTTACCTGCGATGCCTTTTTAGACAAATTGAAAAAAGAATGTCCTAAAAAAGAAATTGGAAAATTACTCACCGAAGTTGATAGAAGAAATTTAGATGGCCAGATTACTTCTGTAAAGGGAATCAACATAGATAAAAAATTTATTGATTCTGTAGCAGACACGAATGGTGTTGATTTAAAGAAATACAAATTGGTATTAAAAAATGAGCTTGCATATAGTGGAATGCAAACTGGACGAGACAGGTGTGTTAGAATAGCGCTCCAAGATACAAATAAATCAATTATTATTTCTCCCGCTTACTCGGTATTTCAAGTTGAGGAATCGAAGATATTACCTGAATATGTAATGATGTGGTTTTCTAGAACCGAAATCGATCGTTTGGGATGGTTCTATAGCGATGCTAGCATTCGGGCCAATTTAGATAATGACAGATTGTTTGAGATGCAAATTCCCATTCCCAATATTTCCGTACAACGTTCAATCGCAGATATCTATAAAGTCTATACAGAACGCAAACGCATCAACGAACAGCTAAAGCAACAGATAAAGGATATCTGTCCCATTCTCATCAAGGGTTCGCTGGAGGAGTAA
- a CDS encoding DUF4160 domain-containing protein, which produces MPQIFKIGSFWVYFWSNEGVPLEPVHVHVSEGVPAANATKIWITRARKCFLANNNSRINPHVLQNILRIIEARHEDVVAKWIAHFNEISYFC; this is translated from the coding sequence ATGCCGCAAATCTTTAAGATAGGATCTTTCTGGGTTTATTTCTGGTCCAATGAGGGTGTTCCTCTGGAACCGGTACATGTTCATGTATCGGAAGGTGTACCTGCTGCCAATGCCACTAAAATCTGGATAACTCGGGCTAGAAAATGTTTCTTGGCAAATAACAATTCGCGTATTAATCCGCATGTCTTGCAAAATATTCTTCGGATTATTGAAGCACGTCATGAGGATGTTGTTGCGAAATGGATTGCTCATTTCAACGAAATATCGTATTTCTGCTAA
- a CDS encoding permease, producing the protein MWTFIQNQIIGMKWLNGLIGQLLSASGLDTGDRIGGSVQFFLYDVIKITMLLCMLIFLISFIQSFFPPERSRKIMGKFQGVGANIVGALLGTVTPFCSCSSIPIFMGFTSAGIPIGVSFSFLISSPMVDLGSLVILMSIFGAKIAIVYVVLGLVIAVIGGIVIEKLHLENQIADFIRNSKSSVDIEASGLTVKERIVYSKDQVFATLKKVFPYILIGVGIGAMIHNWIPESWIQIVLGSDNPFGVIIATIVGVPMYADIFGMIPVAEALLAKGALLGTILSLMMAVTTLSLPSLIMLKKVIKPKLLGTFIAICSVGIIIVGYVFNAIAYLLV; encoded by the coding sequence ATGTGGACATTCATACAGAATCAGATAATTGGAATGAAGTGGCTGAATGGACTGATAGGCCAGCTTCTGTCTGCCTCCGGCTTGGATACCGGCGATAGAATCGGTGGAAGTGTACAGTTTTTTCTCTATGATGTAATCAAGATTACGATGCTGCTGTGTATGCTGATATTCCTGATTTCATTTATCCAGAGTTTTTTTCCACCAGAGCGTAGCAGAAAGATTATGGGCAAATTTCAGGGTGTGGGGGCGAATATCGTTGGTGCTCTGCTTGGTACAGTAACGCCTTTTTGCTCTTGTTCTTCTATACCGATATTCATGGGGTTTACCAGTGCGGGAATTCCTATTGGGGTGTCATTTTCATTCTTGATATCATCCCCAATGGTAGATCTGGGGAGCTTGGTAATTCTGATGAGTATCTTTGGTGCAAAGATTGCAATCGTCTATGTGGTGTTGGGACTGGTGATTGCCGTCATCGGCGGAATAGTGATTGAAAAATTGCATCTGGAAAATCAGATAGCTGACTTTATCAGGAACAGCAAGAGCAGCGTGGATATAGAAGCTTCGGGACTGACCGTAAAAGAAAGGATTGTTTATTCCAAAGACCAAGTGTTTGCGACATTGAAGAAAGTGTTCCCGTACATTCTGATCGGTGTTGGTATAGGCGCTATGATCCACAATTGGATTCCGGAGAGTTGGATACAGATAGTGCTGGGGAGCGATAATCCATTTGGCGTGATTATCGCAACGATTGTAGGGGTTCCGATGTACGCAGATATTTTTGGGATGATTCCTGTAGCGGAAGCACTCCTTGCAAAAGGCGCGCTTCTGGGAACGATTCTCAGCTTGATGATGGCGGTTACGACACTTAGCCTGCCGTCGCTCATCATGCTGAAAAAAGTGATCAAACCAAAACTCCTAGGAACATTTATAGCTATCTGTTCAGTGGGGATCATCATTGTCGGATACGTCTTCAATGCCATTGCTTATTTATTGGTATGA
- a CDS encoding ArsR/SmtB family transcription factor, translated as MSKMRRKEQIYMSTAKMLKAISDPKRLRIVDMLSCGELCACEILEEFHITQPTLSHDMRVLVEAGLVIDRREGKNIYYKLDKEALDRMLQTLGRVFEDKPDCICHKWKR; from the coding sequence ATGAGTAAGATGAGACGAAAGGAACAGATTTACATGAGTACGGCGAAGATGCTCAAAGCGATTTCCGATCCGAAACGTCTTCGGATTGTGGATATGCTTTCGTGTGGAGAGCTGTGCGCCTGTGAGATATTGGAAGAATTTCATATTACACAGCCTACGCTGTCTCACGATATGAGGGTGTTGGTAGAGGCCGGTCTCGTAATAGACAGGAGAGAGGGCAAGAACATATACTATAAGTTGGATAAGGAAGCTCTTGACCGAATGCTTCAGACTCTTGGAAGGGTATTTGAGGATAAGCCCGACTGCATCTGCCATAAATGGAAGAGATAA
- a CDS encoding glycosyl hydrolase, producing MKLKTLPLTVFAAAAWITSAHATPTVYEAEEQSGVDASAITSDATYSYSGGKYVQVSKAMTFTVKVDETAMYDIATQVLIHQYDWTTSVILVNGVEAGSMLTTPRTCDSVYTITASAKMKAGENTITVGNGAIGVDYLSVERHPDPVFNISSTPVTPGATEAAYKVLDFLKDNFGTKTISGMMISDQVFNYDYGNMKLLKAGECTPADSCKYSDAEVAWTGQTDIAEFYNRSGHYPAIGGFDMLFAAGGRHEEGWFKGYTENNLVMTEELWNKGGIPTFTWHWKVGEDTIFYTQANGYKNAGCTEGVTKTADNNTCFNYTLAFTDSTCKEINTSSEVYQNIVSDVDIVSNYFLQLQEKDIAVVWRPLHEASGGWFWWGVASAECYVQLYRLVFDRMVNTNGVKNLLWVWNINTDPTYGYDYSALNGAWYPGDEYVDIVAVDIYDPLLNHNSGANYYNKIISEVGTNKLIALSENGAIPDIDSIAEDKAYWSYWMTWSQTWSGNFLDKTPTDMWKKNLDDERIIALDDMPGWADYDVSISPASKVRSSAVTLSQQGRSLQLTVPSRSNASLFSLQGKLVQNIGTNLSAGTHTVQLSKIPQGVYIVRVNGANFSATQKILIR from the coding sequence ATGAAACTCAAAACTTTACCCCTAACCGTTTTTGCTGCGGCTGCCTGGATTACCTCAGCCCATGCAACCCCTACCGTTTACGAAGCCGAAGAACAATCTGGTGTAGACGCATCCGCCATTACTTCAGACGCCACCTATTCTTATTCTGGTGGAAAATACGTCCAAGTCAGCAAAGCCATGACATTTACTGTCAAAGTAGACGAAACGGCCATGTACGACATCGCCACCCAGGTACTCATTCACCAGTATGATTGGACAACTTCCGTCATTCTCGTGAATGGCGTTGAAGCAGGTTCCATGCTTACCACCCCGCGCACCTGCGACTCCGTATATACCATCACCGCATCTGCAAAAATGAAGGCCGGTGAAAATACGATTACAGTCGGCAACGGAGCCATCGGCGTCGACTATCTTTCCGTCGAACGTCACCCAGACCCCGTATTCAATATTTCATCTACGCCAGTCACCCCAGGCGCCACAGAAGCCGCATACAAAGTCCTGGATTTTCTGAAGGACAACTTTGGAACCAAGACCATCAGCGGCATGATGATCAGCGATCAAGTTTTCAATTATGACTACGGCAATATGAAGCTGTTGAAAGCCGGCGAATGCACTCCGGCAGATTCCTGCAAATACAGCGATGCAGAAGTCGCTTGGACAGGCCAAACGGATATTGCCGAATTTTACAACCGTAGCGGCCATTACCCCGCCATCGGCGGTTTCGACATGCTCTTTGCAGCAGGCGGTCGCCATGAAGAAGGCTGGTTTAAAGGCTACACCGAAAACAACCTCGTCATGACCGAAGAACTGTGGAACAAGGGCGGCATCCCGACATTCACATGGCACTGGAAGGTCGGCGAAGACACCATCTTCTACACCCAGGCAAACGGTTACAAGAATGCAGGTTGCACGGAAGGCGTCACAAAGACAGCCGACAACAACACTTGTTTCAATTACACGCTTGCATTCACCGACAGCACCTGTAAAGAAATCAACACTTCTTCCGAAGTCTACCAGAATATCGTCAGCGACGTGGATATCGTTTCTAACTATTTCCTGCAACTGCAAGAAAAAGACATCGCCGTTGTATGGCGTCCGCTCCACGAAGCAAGCGGCGGATGGTTCTGGTGGGGCGTCGCCAGCGCAGAATGCTACGTCCAGCTTTACCGCTTGGTCTTTGACCGCATGGTGAATACGAATGGCGTAAAAAATTTGCTCTGGGTCTGGAACATCAACACGGATCCGACTTATGGTTACGATTACAGCGCTCTCAACGGGGCATGGTATCCCGGCGACGAATATGTCGACATTGTCGCAGTCGATATTTACGATCCCCTGCTCAACCACAACTCTGGTGCCAATTATTACAACAAGATCATTAGCGAAGTCGGAACAAACAAATTAATCGCGTTGAGTGAAAACGGTGCAATTCCAGATATCGATAGCATTGCTGAAGATAAGGCTTATTGGAGCTATTGGATGACCTGGAGCCAGACCTGGAGCGGAAACTTCCTCGACAAGACGCCTACCGACATGTGGAAAAAGAATTTGGACGACGAACGCATTATCGCGCTTGACGACATGCCAGGTTGGGCAGATTATGACGTCAGCATTTCCCCGGCAAGCAAAGTCCGCAGTTCTGCAGTCACGCTTTCGCAGCAAGGACGTTCCTTACAGCTCACAGTCCCGTCCCGTTCGAACGCAAGCCTCTTCTCGTTGCAAGGAAAGCTCGTGCAGAACATCGGCACGAACCTTTCTGCCGGAACGCACACAGTCCAGCTTTCTAA
- a CDS encoding N-6 DNA methylase yields the protein MAKKKAVETTLNLENILFNCRDILRAARNSGSFFEKRDMMLTLVFLRFIGEKFDDGVAKLRNVLIEHGLDPDDEGVRSAFFEDISFTDGTYYLPPEARWSNIIDTPAPKLNSALDGALHSIATDSKDLKGCFVEGTFMTRNLAPNDIKKLVDEVNKISHKKFGEEKDLIGRVYEYFLKEFAVNATKEEGEFYTPHDVVQLIASMIEPYDGTLYDPCCGSGGMFIQSAELVKSKQGDVNRINIYGQEKEAATYRLAKMNLALRGLSHHLGETNDSTFRNDLHRGLYFDYIMANPPFNLKGWYDSDLKDDARWADYETPPDSNANYAWILHMLSHLKPFDGVAGFLLANGALNDDDTINIRKKLIQNDKVEAIVVLPRELFITTDISVTLWILNQNKKGGKYNGRKLRNRTHEILFMDLRQWTENPVKNEQKKKVCLVTEQIERAASIYHTWQNEGTDGTNYAVPELYRSVGIKEIEEKGWALTPSKYIEFIDHDLDIDYKKEMKRIQDEMKALLATEKQSQEMLVKAFKGIGFDIE from the coding sequence ATGGCAAAGAAAAAAGCGGTCGAGACCACACTGAACCTCGAAAACATTCTCTTTAACTGTCGCGATATTTTGCGGGCTGCCCGAAATTCGGGTTCGTTCTTCGAAAAACGCGACATGATGCTCACGCTCGTGTTTTTGCGCTTTATTGGCGAAAAATTTGACGACGGTGTCGCCAAGTTGCGCAATGTGCTGATAGAACATGGACTCGATCCTGACGATGAAGGTGTCCGCTCTGCATTTTTTGAAGATATCTCTTTTACAGACGGAACATACTATTTGCCTCCTGAAGCCCGATGGTCGAATATCATTGACACTCCTGCTCCAAAACTGAATTCCGCGCTTGATGGTGCCTTGCACAGTATTGCTACCGACTCGAAAGACCTCAAGGGCTGCTTTGTCGAAGGCACGTTCATGACGCGAAACCTTGCCCCCAACGACATCAAGAAACTGGTGGACGAGGTGAACAAGATAAGCCATAAAAAGTTCGGCGAAGAAAAGGACTTGATCGGCCGCGTCTATGAATATTTCTTGAAAGAATTTGCCGTAAACGCCACGAAGGAAGAAGGAGAATTCTATACGCCACACGATGTGGTGCAGCTGATAGCCTCGATGATTGAGCCTTACGATGGAACGCTCTACGACCCGTGTTGCGGGTCGGGCGGCATGTTCATCCAGAGTGCGGAACTGGTCAAATCTAAGCAGGGTGACGTCAACCGCATCAACATTTACGGTCAAGAAAAAGAGGCCGCTACTTACCGCCTTGCAAAAATGAACCTCGCCTTGCGCGGACTCAGTCACCATTTGGGCGAGACGAACGATTCCACATTTAGGAACGACTTGCACAGGGGACTCTATTTCGATTACATCATGGCGAATCCGCCGTTCAATCTCAAGGGTTGGTATGATAGCGATTTGAAAGATGATGCACGTTGGGCCGATTACGAAACCCCGCCAGATAGTAACGCAAATTATGCATGGATTTTGCACATGCTTTCGCACCTAAAGCCGTTTGATGGTGTAGCGGGTTTCTTACTTGCAAACGGTGCGTTAAACGATGATGACACGATTAATATTCGAAAGAAACTTATCCAAAATGACAAGGTCGAAGCGATTGTCGTACTGCCGCGGGAACTATTCATTACTACCGATATCAGCGTGACGCTTTGGATACTGAACCAGAACAAAAAAGGCGGAAAATACAATGGTCGTAAACTCCGCAACCGCACGCACGAAATTCTCTTTATGGATTTGCGTCAATGGACGGAGAACCCCGTGAAGAACGAACAGAAGAAAAAGGTGTGTCTTGTCACGGAGCAGATTGAGCGGGCTGCAAGCATTTATCACACTTGGCAGAACGAAGGAACCGACGGCACGAATTATGCAGTGCCGGAACTTTACCGCAGTGTAGGAATCAAGGAAATCGAAGAAAAGGGTTGGGCGCTTACGCCGAGCAAGTATATCGAATTCATTGACCACGACTTGGATATCGATTACAAGAAAGAAATGAAACGTATTCAGGACGAGATGAAGGCCTTGCTAGCGACAGAAAAACAAAGTCAGGAAATGTTGGTAAAAGCCTTCAAGGGCATTGGCTTTGATATCGAATAG
- a CDS encoding type I restriction endonuclease subunit R, whose translation MAKLINFNGRFCESDYEFAFISYLETEGWQYLPGNKLAREEIKEVLHSDDIKEYLTTNNPDLSKDDVEKLFDTIRLVGAESDFATLHKFYNWLIDGIKFTPQDGKPRTIQLIDFERPENNIFRVVNQLTVEYVNNGKKENRRPDVMLYVNGFPLCVIELKNPADANATIYDAWEQINIRYWRDIPHLLHYCPLACISDGVKTRLGTVRTPYEHFYAWRRINEGDKISTMPFAETEAMIKGVYNPVRFLEIFRDYVYFQDSEYDHDEKEIVCRYPQFFASRLLKQSIVKSVIEKSGKGGTYFGATGCGKTYTMAFLARQLALRCSDIPEIGSPTIVMIVDREELQKQGAKLFKKSTEFLNLGSVEVVKNRKQLREELGARESGGFYICTIQKFCDREDDKIGLINNRANIICFSDEAHRTQLEHSKKIQFSKDVDENMKAMISKPYAKVLREAFPHATFVGFTGTPIAETYQTFGDEIDRYTMDQAVADGLTVPIKYHPRIAKVLLDKEKVKEIEDYYKKCAEDGATVDDIQASKKAMSSMEVILGDPARLERLAVDIHDHYVSSCAGEPDRVQKAMIVCSSRPIAYDLLKKFQEKYPEWFVEKKTPDGVIATEEELKKMQPVPFMAMVASVGSNARKEMYDYLGGVKNDSRSEELDIAFKNEKSNFRIVIVVDMWITGFDVPCLTYMYNDKPLKKHMLIQTISRVNRKDTGKEYGLIVDYIGIRDNMREAMKLYGGDTSVAPTVDDVEQATAVFRGELEILKRLFAGYDIAPFLDPECEPGRRYMLLAKAAEYVFTSTQELNSEKKNGAKAPQKVSFKNYFLQVVKRMRVAFDICSPSGNLTEEESALAQCFMAIAGFVRKMSGTSDIDTDTMNRNVAKMVEEALKYSKVESVLESGDEENIFSPEFYEKLSDVKMPATKLELLVKMLRKQIKEFGKINQIAAKSFLEMLERTIEEYHERRKALTAEEAGETQEHATDEIIKSATEQALEILRQMNENRESFRKMGLTFEEKAFYDILLALRDQYNFEYGEDKNVDGVVINEKCKALAKKVKEIIDTKSSFADWLNNQNVRNALKVDIKICLVKNGYPPQYSPEVFSKVMEQVENFEENQ comes from the coding sequence ATGGCGAAATTGATAAACTTCAACGGTCGCTTCTGCGAATCGGATTACGAATTTGCCTTTATCTCATATCTTGAAACGGAAGGCTGGCAGTATTTGCCGGGCAACAAACTTGCCCGAGAAGAAATCAAGGAAGTCCTTCACTCCGATGACATCAAGGAATATCTGACCACAAATAATCCAGACCTGTCGAAGGACGATGTCGAAAAACTGTTCGACACCATTCGCCTCGTGGGTGCCGAAAGCGATTTTGCAACACTTCACAAGTTCTACAACTGGCTTATAGACGGCATCAAGTTCACTCCGCAAGACGGGAAACCAAGAACAATTCAACTGATAGATTTTGAACGCCCTGAAAATAATATTTTCCGCGTCGTGAACCAGTTGACGGTTGAATATGTCAACAACGGCAAAAAAGAAAACCGCCGTCCCGATGTGATGCTGTATGTAAATGGGTTCCCGCTTTGCGTTATAGAATTGAAGAACCCCGCCGATGCAAACGCCACTATTTATGACGCTTGGGAGCAAATCAATATTCGCTACTGGCGCGATATTCCGCATCTTTTGCATTATTGCCCATTGGCCTGTATTTCCGACGGCGTAAAGACCCGTCTTGGAACAGTCCGCACGCCTTACGAACATTTCTATGCATGGCGACGAATCAATGAAGGCGACAAAATTTCAACGATGCCGTTTGCCGAAACCGAGGCGATGATAAAAGGCGTCTATAATCCTGTCCGTTTCCTAGAAATTTTCCGCGACTATGTTTATTTTCAGGACAGCGAATACGACCACGATGAAAAAGAAATCGTCTGCCGTTATCCGCAGTTTTTTGCCTCCCGCTTGCTCAAACAGAGCATTGTCAAGTCCGTCATTGAAAAAAGCGGCAAGGGCGGCACCTACTTTGGTGCGACAGGCTGTGGTAAAACTTACACGATGGCGTTTCTTGCCCGTCAATTGGCACTTCGCTGTTCCGATATTCCCGAAATCGGGTCTCCTACAATTGTAATGATTGTGGACCGCGAAGAATTGCAAAAGCAGGGGGCAAAACTTTTCAAGAAAAGCACGGAGTTCCTGAATCTTGGGAGCGTCGAAGTCGTAAAGAACCGTAAGCAACTTCGCGAAGAACTTGGTGCGCGTGAAAGCGGAGGGTTCTACATTTGCACCATTCAAAAATTCTGCGACCGCGAAGACGATAAAATCGGCCTAATCAACAACCGTGCAAATATCATCTGCTTTTCGGACGAGGCACACCGCACGCAACTGGAACATTCCAAGAAAATCCAGTTCAGCAAAGATGTGGACGAAAACATGAAGGCGATGATTTCGAAGCCTTATGCGAAAGTTCTGCGCGAAGCGTTCCCCCATGCGACTTTCGTCGGTTTTACGGGCACGCCAATTGCAGAAACATACCAGACCTTCGGTGACGAAATCGACCGCTATACCATGGACCAAGCGGTTGCCGATGGCTTGACGGTTCCTATCAAGTATCATCCGCGTATTGCAAAGGTATTGCTTGACAAAGAAAAAGTCAAGGAAATTGAAGATTACTACAAGAAGTGCGCCGAAGATGGTGCAACAGTTGACGATATTCAGGCCAGCAAAAAAGCGATGAGCTCCATGGAGGTGATTCTTGGGGACCCCGCCCGCTTGGAACGTCTTGCAGTCGATATTCACGACCATTATGTTTCCAGTTGCGCAGGCGAACCGGACCGCGTGCAAAAAGCGATGATCGTGTGCTCTTCTCGCCCAATTGCATACGACCTGCTGAAGAAATTCCAGGAGAAATATCCTGAATGGTTTGTCGAAAAGAAAACACCTGATGGTGTTATAGCAACTGAAGAAGAATTGAAGAAAATGCAGCCCGTGCCTTTTATGGCGATGGTCGCAAGCGTTGGGAGTAACGCCCGCAAGGAAATGTACGATTATCTTGGTGGAGTCAAAAACGATTCCCGTTCCGAAGAATTAGATATTGCCTTCAAGAACGAAAAGTCAAATTTCCGAATCGTCATTGTCGTGGATATGTGGATTACAGGTTTTGATGTTCCTTGCCTTACATACATGTATAACGACAAACCCCTAAAAAAGCACATGCTGATTCAGACAATAAGCCGAGTCAACCGTAAAGATACGGGCAAGGAATATGGCTTGATTGTGGATTACATCGGCATTCGCGATAACATGCGCGAAGCGATGAAACTTTATGGCGGCGATACATCCGTTGCCCCGACGGTAGATGATGTGGAGCAGGCAACAGCCGTATTCAGGGGCGAATTGGAAATTCTAAAACGCCTATTTGCCGGGTATGATATCGCTCCGTTCCTGGATCCGGAATGCGAACCAGGAAGGCGGTACATGCTGCTTGCAAAAGCCGCTGAATACGTGTTTACCTCAACGCAAGAACTCAATTCGGAAAAAAAGAACGGAGCAAAGGCGCCGCAAAAGGTTTCCTTCAAGAATTACTTCTTGCAAGTCGTGAAGCGAATGCGCGTGGCGTTTGATATCTGCTCGCCTTCGGGAAACTTGACCGAAGAAGAATCGGCTTTAGCCCAGTGTTTTATGGCGATTGCGGGCTTTGTGCGTAAAATGAGTGGTACAAGCGATATTGATACCGATACGATGAATCGCAATGTCGCTAAAATGGTAGAAGAAGCGCTCAAGTATAGTAAAGTAGAAAGCGTTCTTGAAAGCGGCGATGAAGAGAATATTTTCAGCCCGGAATTCTACGAGAAACTTTCCGATGTGAAGATGCCCGCAACTAAGCTTGAACTTCTGGTGAAAATGCTCCGCAAGCAAATCAAGGAATTCGGAAAGATTAACCAAATTGCTGCAAAATCGTTCTTGGAAATGCTCGAAAGGACAATCGAGGAATATCACGAACGCCGCAAGGCTTTGACCGCTGAAGAAGCGGGTGAAACACAGGAACATGCGACGGACGAAATCATCAAGAGCGCGACAGAACAAGCTCTTGAGATTTTGCGCCAGATGAACGAAAATCGTGAAAGTTTCCGCAAAATGGGCTTAACCTTCGAAGAAAAGGCTTTCTACGATATTCTGCTTGCTCTCCGCGATCAATACAACTTTGAATATGGCGAAGACAAGAACGTTGACGGCGTAGTCATTAACGAAAAATGCAAGGCCTTGGCGAAGAAGGTGAAGGAAATCATCGATACGAAATCTTCATTTGCCGACTGGCTCAACAATCAGAATGTGCGCAACGCCCTCAAAGTGGACATCAAAATCTGCCTTGTAAAAAACGGATACCCGCCGCAGTACAGCCCCGAAGTATTCAGCAAGGTTATGGAACAAGTTGAAAACTTTGAGGAAAATCAATAA